The following nucleotide sequence is from Cercospora beticola chromosome 2, complete sequence.
CCCTCGCCCTGTGCTTGCACCTCTAGCAATACCACTTCCACGAGCCCGTCCCGCGGCAGCAGTGCCTCTACCAACAGCACCTCCCCTCCCGGCACCCGCGTTCGCCCCTCTCCCTCGTGGGTTGAACTGCCCTGGCCTACTCATACTCCCCGGCACAGAGCTGAATTTGCTACTACTTGCCGCACTCTTCTTGATCGTACTCGGTTCGGGATTCTCCACGAAGCCACTTGTATCACTCGTCATGAACGTCGCCTCTATATCACCTTCCCTTCTTCCCGTGCCAGCACCCTGTCCAGCAACATCCAAACGAAACGGCGAGTCATCCAATGGATTATAATCGCCCTTGTGTCGCGTATAACTTTGCGGAATCGGAGCTTCAGGAAAATCTACGCAGAACGCAGTCATATTCATGCCGTAGAGGAAGGCACCGAAGTTTTCGTTAAAGCGGCTGATGCTGTCATTGAGCAGTTGGAGATGCATCATGTTGGCTTCTAGGTCGGCCATAGCGTCTGAGAGCTCGCCAAAGGATGGCTCGAGTGTCGAAAGTGGGTGGGAATCCGTGCCGAGGTTGGAGCCTGCGGTAGGTGTTGATTGGGAAGCTCGGAGAGAGGTGCGAGATGGTGGACGGAGGGGTGTCGTGGGTCGCGAAGGAATTGCGCCGGATCGCGTGCGAGAATGCGACGCGGAGCGCTGGCGCGTATCATCAGTCCCGGGGGTAGCGGTGGTGGCCATGATGGTGGAGGAAGAGATCCGGTATGGCTCGATGGCGCGGTGAGCGTTGCGACGCGTGGTGAGGATGGGAAGACGTGTTGTTTGGTGGGAGGGGCTTGGCGAGGGGTCCGGTCCGGATTGCGATCAGCGTCATTGCTCTGCTCGTACAAGGAACGAACGAGGATGTGCTGACTGAGAAGTGAATTGGAGCTGTCCATTTTCGATATTctcatcctccaccacctttcGTCCTCCGGTCCCTCTACATGTCCTCTGCGCTCCGCCGCCCTGTCGTCCTCCGCCATTCTTGTCGATATTCCGCCGTCTCCGCGCCCACGCGCTCATTCATTACTCAACGCGGGTCCCACACTTCATCTTACGCATGCAAACTAACGACACAGCCACCTACATCCTCGTCGCCTAAACACAGCGCGGTCAGTTTGACCAATCTCGCCATCGCTGGCATCATCTCTGTGGGAGTTGCATATATCGGCATACAATACTCGcaatcatcatcttcgtctaCATCAGTATCGGACGAGGCCCCAAGCGCGGGCTCAATCGATACAGACATGGCGCCGTACGGAGATGCGCCCGGAAGACCCGGAAATCTGACGGCTGAACAAGAGACGAAGCTCAAAGAGATGTGGATTGCCCTTTCTGACATTGCGGGAATTGAGCACGCGACCAACGGCACAACGCCCGCCCCACCACGAACGTCCACAGAAGTCAAGCCAGAGGTGGAGGATACCAAGAAAAAATCGAGATTCTCCTCatggcgcagcagcaagaaggacaaggcgGATGAGGCAGAGGGTGTGACCAACGACAAGCACGGCCAGACGAAAGAGTACGAGCAAGCGCTGAAATCCCTCGCGCCCGAGCAGATCCGCGCTGCGTTATGGTCCTTCTCCAAACACGATGATCCCGAcgcacttcttcttcgtttcCTGCGAGCTCGTAAATGGGACGTTCAGGCAGCTCTCATCATGCTCATCTCGACAATGCACTGGCGTCTCGTGGAAATGCATGTGGATGACGACATCATGATCAAGGGTGAAGGCCACGCTTTGCGCGAGAGCCAGAGCTCAAATGCTGccgagaagaaagagggaGAGGATTTTCTGGCGCAGTTGAGGATGGGCAAGAGCTTCTTACACGGGACCGACAAGGATGGGAGACCGTGCTGTTACGTGAGGGTCCGGCTGCATCGCCAGGGTGAGCAGAGCGAGAAGAGTCTGGAGAGATATACCGTGTACACGATAGAGACTGCGCGGATGTTGCTCCGACCTCCAGTCGACACTGCGGTAAGTGCAGAGGGAGTAGAGCATAGGTATGCACAGCTAACGTTGGTTTGTGGCAGACCATCGTCTTTGACATGACAGACTTCTCCATGGCCAACATGGACTACACTCCTGTCAAATTCATGATCAAGTGCTTCGAAGCAAACTACCCCGAATCCCTCGGTAGCGTCGTCGTGTACAAATCTCCCTGGATCTTCCAAGGCATCTGGAAGATCATCCGCGGCTGGCTTGATCCCGTCGTGGCATCAAAAGTCCACTTCGCCTCAAACGTCAACGAACTTGAAGAATTTATCCCCAGAGACCGCATTATGAAGGAACttggcggcgatgaagacTACACTTACAGCTACCCGGAGCCTCAACCTAACGAGGACACTCAGATCGAAGACACTGCCACTCGTGATAAACTCCTAGCCGAAAGACAGGAACTGGTGAAATCTTACGAGCAGGAAACTCAAGCATGGATACATAATGAAGATAAAGGCGAAGGTCGACCACGGATAGCACAACGCCTTGCGGAAAACTATTGGAAACTGGATCCGTTCCTGCGAGCGAGGAGTATGTACGATCGCTCTGGAGTGCTGCAACCTGGTGGAAAGATCGACTTCTATCCTAGTAAAGCGTCGCCTGCGGGGACTGGTggtggcgacgatgatgtggATTAGGTCTACGGAAGGTGAACAATGATGATGGGATGAGTAACTGGGGATGGAGGCGGGTTTTGACTTGGATATACCCCCTGGTTGTGATGTCGAGATGCCTGAGCAAAGGACAGAATTAAGGTATTGGTAAAGTGCCGATGAAGATGCTTAATTCGCGCTAAGTAGCATCTGAGATGAAGGTGATTTCTCGTTCAACTGCATTGGAGATAGGCATGCGGTAAAACGATTGTACAGCCTTGAAAAGATCAAAACATTCAATTTTACTTTATGTTGTTCTTCCAAGAAGCCACATTGTAGTGCTCTCTGCCTGCTGCCCAAATGAGTTGCAAAAGCAAAAACAATCATCTTCGGCCAGAGAGCGGGAGCGACCGAACATTCTACTTCTTGGACGAACCAACAGCTTCGTCGTTGGAAAGCACCTGGTCCCTGGTCAAGCATTAACTGGAAAGCTCATGACTTACTGAGTGAGCCATCGAGCCGGAGACAATCGCTTAGAAGTTGGTTCATCGGGTCATACTTCAAGTCTAGATCATGGCCGAGAGATAAACCAAAACGAGAGAGAAAGGATTGAAGGCACAGACACCACTCAATCTTGGCCCTTGTTCGGATCATCAAGGTCCACTGCGACCGGACGGAACAATCAGAGCAAAAGACAAAAAACAATCGCCCTGCAACGCAGTGAGATCGCCCATGGAGACGTGAAAGACAGAGGATATAATTGTCTTCAATGAGCACCACGAACGGATGGTATCGGGCATCAGCATTCCCTGACGACTTACCGACTGCACCATTTCGCTGAGGACGATCGTTATAGGCCACGCTATCAAGACCGCATGTAATAGCTGAATCATCTCCCAAGCCTTGGAGAACTGTGGCCGAAGGAAACGGCCTTGGGAGAACAAAAATAATGTGGAGCTTCTCCTCAGGCAGAGGAGAACAGATTTCAATCACAAGAAGGCGTTCACGAAAGGCAAAAAACAGTCGCTCTGCAACAAATGGAAACTGGACAAGGAAAGCACAATTGAAACCAGATAAGGCTTCTATTCTGTTTTCGCTGCAGTCCACAACCGAGCGACAGAATATCTGGCGACTTAACGAGTACACCATTTCGCTGAGGACGAGCGTTGACGTTGAATGTTGGCAGATCGTCTATATTGGTTGGCTGCTTACAACATTGTGCGAACTTTTGGATGGCGCCTCGCGAGGCACGTCTTTAAGGAGTTGCACATGGAACTGATCGCTGCGGAAAACTGAACGGTTTTCCAGTCGACCAATGATTTAGTGAAGTGTCATGGTACCATTTGAATTGCTCGAGTGCTGCCATACAGGTATAGATATTCCTGAAGCTGATGTTACCTCCAAACGAGTGATGCCTTTCCCCAATGTTGCTGCGTATGTCCTTTGAAACAGTCTTCCCATGATGCGCGATGCTTCAACGATGTTCCTTCTCCCATATACCCCAGCACAAGCGCGAGAGCTTTGCAAGTCTCCTCATTTGTTTCTTCCATTTCCCAATACTAAGTCTTACATCAAAGGCTCCGATCTTCCTCTCAAGTTGGGCCCGGCTTTCGAGGTGGTTCGCGGTTATGCTCGTCCGCTGGCTCCGAAGTTGCTGAGCCACTGGCGGAGGTCGTTGCATCGACGGCCACACCGCCTGGCGACCCTGAAGAGCCCCGCCGATCTCTAACGCCTTGATCCGGAGAACCTGGCTGGCCTCCGTTGACTTCGTTTGGAGGGCCACTCCGATTACCATCATCCTGATCTGAAGAATCCCGCCAATTTTGGCGCCAATTTTCGTTGATTCGCTGTGATGCACCTCTCCGACTGCTGTCATCCTGGCCTGAAGAGCCCCGCCAATTTCTTGTGATACGGTCTGATGCGCCTCCCCGGCTGCTATCATCCTGAGTTGAAGAGCCCCGCAAATTTCCATTGCTTTGAGGCGGTGGGCGCCCACAAGTGCTGTTGCAGATATGTGAAGTGCCTACCATATTGCCTGGGTGCTGCATGTTGTAATATCCACTAACACCTGTCCTTGCTGCTTCCAACTGGGCTAAGGTTGAACGCATGACATCTAAGTCCTCTCGGGCTTCCTTCATCGAATCGTACATCGAGATTATGCTCTCTATGACCACATCGTCGGCAGCTCCAGCAAGGTCGAAGGTTCTTTCCGGAGGAGTCCAATCTCTTCGGCCTCCTTCGATCCAAAGGGCGTGCTTCTGCACATCCATTTGTTGCAGTGCATCAAAGACCTGTCGTGACACAATCCCAAGCTGTTGAGGCTTCATGCTTTGCAACTGGCTTCGAACTTGTGCGTCTGGTTCTTCGAGCATAATCAGCTGCCTGAGCACATTGAAAGACTTCAAGTCAGCGGCATCCCAGTCTTCAGGTACATCGAACGTGTTGGACATTGTAAGTCGTGGGTCGGCTAATGCACCAGAGTATGCAGATTGAATGATGAGGTTCGGGATGACTGTCGGGGGCTGTATTGTCGACCTGTTGTTATGTGTTGATACGGACGCTCGTGTTTGCAAGAAGCTGACTTCGAGGGCTGGGGCAACTGCCATGATATCTCGACGTGATGCATCGCGACTTAcgaagcagagaaggctgcgctcgagcagcagcgagtgcCATGTTCGAAGGGCAATCCGTACGCATTGACAGCAGGCGCGAGTGGAGACCCTCATGAACGTGAATAGAATGGTTCCATCTTGTACACCTCGtatgcagcttcttcatACGGATGGGCCCTTTTCGGTCGTTAGCATACTCCTTGACCCTCACCCAACAGTGATGATATTACTTCTTCAATGCCTCGACAGCCGCCTTCGCAACATCCGTACCAACGCAGATAGTCTCAAAGCGCACCTCCCCAAACCATCGCTTCGGACGTGTGAGTCAATGAGGACAGACGGGCGCAGAGTGGTCTCCTGTATAGCGAGCGATGATTGTGAGGTCGCCATGTTCGCGAGCAACAGTGAAGAGGTTGCGCGGAGGATGACATTGGCCGAGCCGTTATTCTACGAAGCAAGTGGAGTCAACCTTCACTGGTGATCGCAGCTCTTTGTGAGATCAACATCATTGGGCGGCGTATTATCAAAAGTTCAATGTTTGTGCCAGCTAACTAATGCAACATCGTAGCTTGAGCcacaacttcacttcacgtcaccaccaccgcccgcGTTGGCTGAGGCTTTCTCGACAAAGCCAACAGCCGTCGCGCTCGACACAGTTGTTCTCGCTGCCAGCTTGCGTTGCAATCCGACACATGGCAGCCATGCAGGAGGGGGATATTGTTGCAAGACGCTGTCCGACTGCCTTGCTTTGTATTCGCAGGCGGCAGAGTCTTGTTGCATGCGAGTAGGAGCCTCACAGACGGGACAGTGAAGCAGGTTTGATGATGGAAAGTGGCGTCAGGTCGCGTACCAGAACGCTCGTGTATCGGTGACTCCAGGGCACTGACAATGGGCACGGCCAGCAGTGACGGCAGCACGATCATCGCGTGCCTGCCAGGTCGCGGTGTGCTTGTGGAAGGCGGCATGTGCAAGTGGCAGGAACTGTCGTGGCAACCGCGTAATCGTCACGCGTGGGCAACTGCCTGTCTGCCTTCCATATAAGCAGTCATCTCCCACCTCAATCGTTtcttctctcttccaccAACACCCCACTCCGATACCTCAAGCAAACGACACCACATTTCAACCACCAGCCCACCAGCAATCACTCAAGCACTCAACCAATCTTCAATCCATCCACCGTCAACATGTCTGACGCTAGCCGCAAGGACATCTCCGACAGTACGCCTCCCGTCATCGCCTGTTGCTTCTGCCACTGACTGTGCCTCCACAGAGATCGCCGACAAGGTCACTCCAGACAAGTCCAAGTCCACTGTCGACAAGGTCGGCGACAAGACCAGTGGTGCTGCCGACAAGGTTGCCCGGTATGTCACGCCCTGAGGCCTTCTCCAAGTCACTCCTCACTGACAGGCTTCCAGCGACGCCGTCCCAGACTCCCAAAAGTCGACCACCCAGTCCGCCGCCGACAAGGTCTCCCGCACTGGCGACGAGAGCGTGACCGACAAGGTCAAGGGTGCGCTCGGGATGGACAAGCACTAGGACAACATgttccaccaccaccatcacgcCGACAAGAAGATCGACAAGAAGGCCGACCACATCGATAAGAAGGCCGACATCAGCGACAAGAAGGCCGACATTGCCGACAAGAAGGCTGACATCGCTGACAAGAAGGCCGATCTCAAGGCCGACAAGAAGCCTTGATCGCTCTTTGACCTGACACATCACTGCAACTCTCGATGATTTGACCTGGATGGCTTGATGGGAGGTGGAGAACACACTGCGATGGAACCTGAGACATCAGCATGATACGACTGTTTTGATACCTTGAGAGTAGCCATGAAATGAGTCTCCTGTCCTGAGTCACCAATGTGCTTCCTGTTGCTTGCCATTTGTTTCCTGTTCCAAGTTGGTTTCTGCCTGTCTTCCGTCGTCTGTCTCCTGTTGCCTGCTCTCTGTTGTTCCACTGCCGCTGTGTTGCTTCCTTCGTTACCACCTGGCCGGATTGTTGTGTCATTTGTGTCCCCGCTGGCCGATCACAACAATGTTGGCGGAGCTGCCACACTCCATGACCTGTCACGTCATCTCATCCGTGCTTCACTCTTAACGGATCGCCTCTCATAGGCTTCAATGCTCTCACTCGCTCAGCCTCCTTCTGCAACCCAGCGTGCtctgccacctccgccatcgCATCCATAATCGCATCACACTCCGGCGTTCCCGTCACGAACAACTCTCTCAAATTCCTCAACCTCGACAGAAACCAGAACCCGAACGCAACGATCCACTTCGGACAAGCATCCACTCTCCTCTTCCCATTCGGATACACTTCGTACCCCAGCTTCCGAATCAACGCAAAGCAGTCTCGAATCCCGTTCGCCATGTCCATCGCTTCGCCCCACGAAACGCCAGAACCTCGCTGATGCCCTTTCGCCATGGTCTTTTCGAGTGCAATGGTCATGGGCGTGTGACAGCGGAGCCAAAGCGGCATATTGGGCTCGAATTCAGCCGGGAGGCCTGAGGATGTGAAGAGCTCGACCCAGCGAGGATCGCTCAGGACAGTTCTTTGTGTTCCAGGACCGGTGATCTTGCTTTCAAGACGTCCGTCGGGTTTGAGATTGGCTTGGAAGAAGGACATTCCGAATGCGGTTCGCTCGTGGCCGATTGTGTTGATGAGGTTCTCGGGTGTGAAGGTGTTGAACATGAAGAGGATGCACTTTGCGGAGCTTTGTTGGAGAACTGGGAGGAGAGGTTGGGCTTGGTGGGCTAGGGGGGTTACGATTATGAGGTCGTAGGGAATTTGTGGATTGAGGTGGTCGAGGGTTGTGATTTGTGCTTTTTGATTTTTGGTGTTGAGGATTCCGTCGTCTTGACGAAGTTGTTCTAGGCGTTTTGATTTTGGACGCGCGATTCCTGTGATTTTGTGGTTGCCAATCTGGGATAGTTGGAAGGCTATTGTGCTGCCTATGCGGCCTACGCCTAGGATGGCGATGTTTAATGGAGGTTGAGACATATCAGCGCGCGTGGTCTGTCAGTGAAGTGGGTAACTTCGATCTTGCACTTTTTCTGAAGATGAAGTACTACATTTGCGATTCGCGATTTTTGATCTGACCTGGGTTCTCGTTAGCTCATATACCATCGGCGCCTCGCGCACTTG
It contains:
- a CDS encoding uncharacterized protein (BUSCO:EOG09265J36), translating into MATTATPGTDDTRQRSASHSRTRSGAIPSRPTTPLRPPSRTSLRASQSTPTAGSNLGTDSHPLSTLEPSFGELSDAMADLEANMMHLQLLNDSISRFNENFGAFLYGMNMTAFCVDFPEAPIPQSYTRHKGDYNPLDDSPFRLDVAGQGAGTGRREGDIEATFMTSDTSGFVENPEPSTIKKSAASSSKFSSVPGSMSRPGQFNPRGRGANAGAGRGGAVGRGTAAAGRARGSGIARGASTGRGGVGGTRGSGIARGVGRGRGAK